CGCGAGCCGCGCCCGGGTGTGTCCTGCGCTGGCGCAGCGCCCTCTCCTAGCCCTGGGCCCCCATGAGCACCATCCTTGAACACCTGCCCGCCGGCCAGAAGGTCGGCATCGCCTTTTCCGGCGGCCTGGACACCAGCGCCGCGCTGCACTGGATGCGCCTGAAGGGCGCCATCCCCTACGCCTACACCGCCAACCTCGGCCAGCCCGACGAACCGGACTACGACGAGATCCCGCGCAAGGCCATGCAGTACGGCGCCGAGCAGGCCCGGCTGATCGACTGCCGCAAGCAGCTGGCGCAGGAAGGCATCGCGGCACTGCAGGCCGGCGCCTTCCACATCTCCACCGCCGGCCTGACCTACTTCAACACCACGCCGCTCGGGCGCGCGGTCACCGGCACCATGCTGGTGGCGGCCATGAAGGAAGACGACGTCAACATCTGGGGCGACGGCAGCACCTTCAAGGGCAACGACATCGAGCGCTTCTACCGCTACGGGCTGCTCACCAACCCGGCGCTGAAGGTCTACAAGCCCTGGCTGGACCAGGCCTTCATCGACGAGCTGGGCGGCCGCGCCGAGATGAGCGCGTTCATGCAGAAGGCCGGCTTCGCCTACAAGATGTCGGCCGAGAAGGCCTACAGCACCGACAGCAACATGCTGGGCGCGACGCACGAGGCCAAGGACCTGGAGCACCTGAACTCCGGCATCCGCATCGTCAACCCGATCATGGGCGTGGCCTTCTGGCGCGACGACGTGCCGGTCAAGGCCGAGGAAGTGCGGGTGCGCTTCGAGGAGGGCCAGCCGGTGGCGTTGAACGGCCAGTCCTTCGACGACCCGGTGGCGCTGATCCTGGAGGCCAACCGCATCGGCGGCCGCCACGGCCTGGGCATGAGCGACCAGATCGAGAACCGCATCATCGAGGCCAAGAGCCGCGGCATCTACGAGGCCCCGGGCCTGGCGCTGCTGTTCATCGCCTACGAGCGGCTGGTCACCGGCATCCACAACGAGGACACGATCGAGCAGTACCGCGAGAACGGCCGGCGCCTGGGCCGCCTGCTGTACCAGGGCCGCTGGTTCGACCCGCAGGCCATCATGCTGCGCGAGACCGCGCAGCGCTGGGTGGCGCGCGCCATCACCGGCGAAGTGACGCTGGAGCTGCGCCGCGGCAACGACTACTCGCTGCTGAACACCGAGTCGCCCAACCTGACCTACCAGCCCGAGCGGCTGACCATGGAAAAGGGCGAGTCGATGTTCTCCCCTCGCGACCGCATCGGCCAGCTGACCATGCGCAACCTCGACATCGTCGACACGCGCGACAAGCTGGGCGTGTACAGCAAGGCCGGCCTGCTGTCGCTCGGCGCCGGCGCGGCGCTGCCGCAGCTGGGGGAAGCGAAGAAGTAAGTCGCGGGCGATGGATGCCGGGTCGACCCCGGCGGCCTCGCTCGACCGATCGTAACCACATCGGA
The sequence above is a segment of the Ramlibacter tataouinensis genome. Coding sequences within it:
- the argG gene encoding argininosuccinate synthase, which encodes MSTILEHLPAGQKVGIAFSGGLDTSAALHWMRLKGAIPYAYTANLGQPDEPDYDEIPRKAMQYGAEQARLIDCRKQLAQEGIAALQAGAFHISTAGLTYFNTTPLGRAVTGTMLVAAMKEDDVNIWGDGSTFKGNDIERFYRYGLLTNPALKVYKPWLDQAFIDELGGRAEMSAFMQKAGFAYKMSAEKAYSTDSNMLGATHEAKDLEHLNSGIRIVNPIMGVAFWRDDVPVKAEEVRVRFEEGQPVALNGQSFDDPVALILEANRIGGRHGLGMSDQIENRIIEAKSRGIYEAPGLALLFIAYERLVTGIHNEDTIEQYRENGRRLGRLLYQGRWFDPQAIMLRETAQRWVARAITGEVTLELRRGNDYSLLNTESPNLTYQPERLTMEKGESMFSPRDRIGQLTMRNLDIVDTRDKLGVYSKAGLLSLGAGAALPQLGEAKK